The Cyprinus carpio isolate SPL01 chromosome B8, ASM1834038v1, whole genome shotgun sequence genome segment ATCATCACAATCAGCacaaatatgatcagaatatgtTAACTGCAATAAATTGTTCTCCATTAGCATATTATGTCAAGATGCATTTCACATTAATACCTGGAGTAAGATTTTAAGTAGACAACACACAGAAAACTATTCTCTATATGCTGAACATCTGTGTAATGTGCCACAGCAGTCTGCAGCAGTAAGACCGAGGAAGAGAAAAActttttggttcatttaaaaagtttatttacaatTATCCACAGCTCAGAAAGCCTACATGTCCATTCTTTGAGCTTCTTCATTGAAAGGCATCTTTAGCAGCAGAGTTAAGGATGATTGAgccataattaatttaaatacattacgAAGCATTTTCTGtccatttattttcagttttaggttttGGTCAGACCTTTCATAACATTCATCGCTGCTATAAATGAGTAACCTGGTGACACACAACACCGTTAGTTTTGCTCCTGAGTTTGATCACAATCACTGCTGCAGTCATGATGAAGAGACCAACACCAATGAAGGAGGAAAAGCAGATGTATAATAAAAGATGCTCCTTCTTCAGGATGATCTGCGACTGCAAGGGAAATGCAATGATAGTTAAAATATGGTTAATTTGGTATTCACTGAAATATAGTCTCATACAGACACTCCAGTGATCAGCTGTTATTATTAGTGTACTTTTATAAATGGCTAATTAAGCATCCTAGACATCAAATGAGGGTGAAAGATAGAGAGATAAAAATTTTCCAAATAAATACTGTAGGAAAAATGCAACCCCCACTTAGCACTTATTGGTATGATTTAGACAGAGAAGTAATCATCTAAAATGTTTCTTGCAGGATGTTGTTTACCCTGACCCACTGTAATTGTAGGTCTGGATGCGCAGGTTCTCATGCACACAGGTGAAGGAAAGCAGGTGGACGCACAGTgaaccagaaacacacacatttctgaaTAATAAAGAGTGCATTGCTCTATGGTGTTACTTCAGCTCACTCTCCACTGGACAGCTCAAATAGACTGCCATCTGTTGTGTCATTTTCCAACTTGCACAGCACGATACATGCTCTCTGTCCTCTGTCTGTCGCGTTACACTGTGGATGTTGGGGCCCTGGGACAATCTGAAATACAGCAAATCAAACAGGTCATCAATGTTACCACGGACTGTATATTGTAGTAATGGCTGCACACATTTTAATCACCAAGTCACCTTgtaattacaaaagattttatgaGTAGTATAAAACGGAAGAAGCTTTAACGAAAGCATAACATAGAGGGGGGGGAATGGGAGGgggaggaggggaggggggggtaTGGGGGGGGTGGGTAATTGGTGGGTGCGGTTGAGGGATAAATACTAAAGGAATTCTAGAGTTCTGGTTTACTAACATGATCGTTCTGCATTTATACATTTCGTAGTTTCCAACCTGAGAATTGTGAGATGGCCTTAGACAATAAACAGCAAAAATGCTTAGTTGTCAAATTATGTCTATTTCATGAACTGATTGCTCTGCCAACACAAGCAGCCCAATCTAGTGGATGTGTACAAGACATCATTTGTATCCCAGCCATGATGTTCAAATTAAAAGTGTGGTtgggggttttttggggggggggggggggggggggggggggggggggggggggggggggggaaacggAAGAAGAAACGAGATCTTTTCTTCTGCTGTATTATATGATGTAGTTTCTATATTATCAAAATGTTTTGCTGCATGTTCGAATGGGTACTATTGTTTCAAATCTGTTTCGGTCTTCTGTCTTAAAACTAAAATCACTGAGACATTTGTGTTCTTCCTCTGAATTCAAgcgcttctcactggatctcagAGCTGCTTGTGGATCTCGAGGTAAACATCCTGATAAACTGATAATAAGTGCATGTGACGTCCATTAATGCTGTTGTTCATTCTGCTCTGGCACTAAGCATTATATCATAGACGTGTTATCATTCTATCGACgggaaaatttttaattattgttatggtTTTAATCGCCCAGGccctaatttaaaaaatcttgtaATAAGGCAGCAGAAAATCAAAATTGGATATTACTGTCAAACTTGCAGCTCATATCCCATTACACATCAAGTTTCTCCAAGTTTGGCTATTTGTTTTGTTGATGGGTAAATATCACAGACATACTTGTAAATGGGAAAAAATGTAAACCTTCCTTCAATATATTCTTATGTGAGTTTGTTAAAACTGGTTTCAGAGCTTAAAAATGCCTCAAAAAACTTAATCGAAAATCGGAAAAAGTTATGCTTCTCtttgttcaaaatatatattatttaaaaaaaaaatttttaaataacttcatCGGACTACACATAGTTGGTTTCATCCTTGCtccttgttattgtgtttttttttttttttctctttaatgtaAACTCTGTGCTGGTCTATATGAAAGTGTCTTACATTGTTGGTTCCCTGTCTTGTTATGtaaattaagcaataaaaaaaaaacactgaacacgAGTACTGTTTAACACTGTAGATTGTTAATTCAACTCTTTGGgaattaataacttttaacacTGCAAATATTACACTGCTGATTTTACTGTGTAAACCGTGCTATGACTTCATCTccgaaaaaaaaacaccaaacaactgtactttctaaaaaaataataaacaatcaaacaatcactGCCTTTACATACATAACACAAACACTTATCAGAAGCTGTCTCTTGATAGTGTACCTTCACCTTTAAAAGAGAAACAgtacatatatgtaccttttAATGCTAGGGCAACATGTTACCCTTTTGACCCTCAAAAAGGTACGTACATGTACCTTGAGGTCCAATAATAAGCCCTATGGGGTACGTTAGTGTAGATTGTACCTTGGGGGACAGAAATGGACTCCTACTGTACCCCTATTTCTGACAGTGTAAGTGATCCTCCCTTCAGATGTAACTCACACATACATCAGAGAATCACGTGAACTTTATAGTTGTGTTCTTAAACTGAATCAGTTCACTGACTTCACCatcaaaaatcattattttcactctaaattatttaaatctttacatttttaaattaacattcagagatcaacttaaatgtttttttttaataaataaatgttgaaatgttaaataaaaggtGAATTCTATGAAATGGTATCAGATATGCATcacttatatactgtatgtgctaaacaacactaaaaatacaatataattacagCCATCAGCTATAGTTTTGATTTGACTGGCTTTTTCCACTAGCAGACtatcttttttctctttcctttttcttttttttcttttttgtggatACAGTATAAACAGTCACAGCGTCCTCTAGTGTCTGAGGATGTTTAATGTACTTCTAAAACACACAGGCTCTTTAATGTGCCTGATGACACAGTGGAAAGCAAGCAAataaacatctctctctctctgtgtgtgtgtgtgtgtgtgtgtgtgtgtgtgtgtgtgtgtgtgtgtgtgtgtgtgtgtgtgtgtgtgtgtgtgtttttaaaagctaCATTGCCTAAgtggctttatttaaaaaagccaAGTATTGGCCTAATTAAACATGCAGGACTctatactttttatttgtatttgtttagcaCTTGTACATGCATGTAGCCTACACTGCACTTACAAACAGCATgaataatgttatgagattaatataaatatatttatatgtaatagatttaatataaaaactggaatatatatatatatatagatatatatatatatatatatatatatatatatatatatatatatatatataggctaatatgtgagaatattgacattttgcatataaatccatgttgCCTAGTTCACTAAAATAgactaccacttttaatgctccaatgcaaagtaaaccaccatttctttaggataatataacacataattcatattatattaataatactgcacacccattaaatgtttcaaatctaaaataaggtgtaatactgtgtagcttagagaaaatataagcacaggctcataggcttgacatttatcctgcttgaattcattctaagaaacgcacataacttcgtaagtactaaactttcatctgtgaatattaaaaattttaactacagtgttttatttcattttctctgactgcagctgtcaaatgtaaaaCATTGGTGAGGCAATCCAAGAAAAtggtgctttgatgcgcttgtttgataacctgtggttaaagtgccactcaggggtcaaaagctgcaaatgcactttgcagacgcggcggcggcggTGGCACTCGCGGCgacaaaaagctcattttggttggcccACGTACTGTATGTACAGGAGCAGGGTGGCCACACGGCTACAATTGCATTAttctttctaaattggcttctaattgtttcattatgtatttggcatgatacaattttacctgactaataataaaatgttaatatttgatttattctgaactctcctgaaatcattatgactagtaaaCTGTAAAGAGGCTTTTGTTACCACAAATCTACGGCTAGGATACGTCAAACTGAAGGCTTGTGAATGATAGGAGCAGTAAGCACACTGTcctgacccattaaatataactatataaaaaataaattaataacagtgACAATAATGctattgcactttatttacagttatttaaaaaaaaaaataataaagtgtgataatattatatttactgaaatacaatatattttaaaataaaaactgagtaTTAAACAAAGATACAATTATTTTGtagtaacttaaaataaaataccaatatttacttttttatatataaattttcaacattttcgaacttaaaatcagcaagcttttattttggcgggttacCTGCAGGTAACTATATGCACTGCGCGGTTTTGCTTAgatattttggctggaaacaagacaaaaaaatctaactaagaaaagcattttttgcagtgtacagtactaaagtttgtcgatctaaaatggtaattgtgcattatcagctgttaatCATGAGTGGTCTGAATTTATACagcccattttttattttggtcgcgcATGTGCATCTGCGTGCCACTTATATGCACCTCTAGCTATAGGTTACAATgaatatatttcatcatatatatttaaatttttatatagaattttttttcttcaggcctGTTCTGTTTTCTTCTGAAAGGGATTTTTCATGCTTCCATGTAGTCATTGTCGGTAACTGCTGTGGAGTCGGTGTCTGTTAACAAAAGTGTATAAAGAGTTCAGTGTTAGTTTCTGTGTGCTGTTAAACTACTGAAGCTCAATCTAATCCTGACCCTAAACTCATCAGTCAGGACACACCAAACCAAACCTCATCAGATTATCATCACATCAAGCacaaatatgatcagaatatgtATAACTGCTATAAATTGTCTCCATTAGCATATTATGTCAAGATGCATTTCACATTAATACCTGGAGTAAGATTTTTAAGTagacacacacagaaaactaTTCTCTATATGCTGAGCATCTGTGTAATGTGCCACAGCAGTCATCAGCAGTAAGACCGAGGAAGAGAAActttttggttcatttaaaaagtttatttacaatTATCCACAGCTCAGAAAAGCCTACATGTCATTCTTTGAGCTTCTTCATTGAAAGGCATCTTTAGCAGCCAGAGTTAAGGATGATTGAgccaataattaatttaaatacattacgAAGCATTTTCTGtccatttattttcagttttaggttttGGTCAGACCTTTCATAACATTCATCGCTGCTATAAATGAGTAACTGGTGAAACACACACCTTCAGTTTTGCTCCTGATGTTGATCACAATCACTGCTGCAGTCATGATGAAGAGACCAACAGCAATGAAGGAGGAAAAGCAGATGTATAATAAAGATGCTCCTTCTTCAGGATGATCTGAGACTGCAAGGAAATGCAATGATAGTTAAAATATGGTTAAGTTTGTATGCACTGAAATATAGTCTCATACAGACACTCCAGTGATCAGCTGTATTATTAGTGTCTATTTATAAATGGCTAATTAAGCATCCTAGACATCAAAtgagggtgaaagagagagagataaaaatgtttcaaaataaaatactgtaggAAAATGCAAACAATTAGCAATATTGTATGATTTAGACAGAGAAGTATCATCTAAATGTTCTTGCAGGATGTGTTTACCTGACCCACTGTAATTGTAGGTCTGGCTGCGCAGGTTCTCATGCACACAGGTGAAGGAAGCAGGTGGACGCACAGtgaccagaaacacacacatttctgaaTAATAAAGAGTGCATTGCTCTATGGTGTACTTCAGTTCACTCTCCACTGACAGCTCAATAGACTGCCATCtgtgtgtcattccaaacttgcaCAGCACGATCACATGCTCTCTGTCCTCTGTCTGTCGGTACACTGTGATGTTGGGCCCTGGGACATCTGAAATACAGCAAATCAACATTCATCAATGTTAACACGGACTGTATATTTTAGTAATGGCTGCACACATTTAATCACAAGTCACattgtattacaaatatttatgatagtataaaaactttaataatcaataACTATATATCAATAGAAAGATTaggattaaattaataaattaattctagAGTTCTGGTTTACTAACATGATCGTTCTGCATTTATACATTTCTGTATTTTCCAACCTGAGAATTGTGAGATGGCCTTAAACAATTAAACAGCAAAATGCTTAGTTGTCAAATTATGTCTATTTCATGAATGTATTGCTTCTGCCAACACAGCAGCACAATCTAGTGGATGTGTACAAGACATCATTTGTATCCCAGCCAGATGTTCAAATTAAAGTTGTGGTGAAACGGAAGAagaaacagatcttttcttctgtattataTGATGTAGTTTTATATTATCAAaatgtttctgcatgttctaatgggtaatattgtttcaaatctgtTTCGTCTGACTTAAAACTAAATCACTGAGACATTTGTGTTCTTCTCTGAATTCAAgcgcttctcactggatctcagAGCTGCTTGTGGATCAGCGAGTAAACATCTGATAAACTGATAATAAGTGCATGTGACGCCATTAATGCTGTTTCATTCTGCTCTGGCACATAAGCATTATATCATACGTGTTATCATTCTATCGAgggaaaattttaattattgttatggttttatcgcccagccctaatttaaaaaatcttgtaATAAGGCAGCAGAAAATCAAATTGGATCTTACTGTCAAACTTGCGCTCATATCCATACACATCAGTTCTCCaagtatttgtatattttgccTCTTCATCCTGTCCAACAAAGGcacaataaaagttattatataaaaatgtaacgtctcggttacgtacgtaaccctcgttccctgatggagggaacggagacgttatgtcgaacgacatatgcgggtctcacttgggaggccaatcatctctgagtttaagagaaaacgccaatgaaaattggctagtggatttaacatacctgagccactccccgtgcctacgggtataaataggcgacaggtgcatccactcattcaggttttacgctgaggagccgagaacgtgtcccggcaacagcgaatggttcaaggttgtggcatggggacataacgtctccgttccctccatcagggaacgagggttacgtacgtaaccgagacgttccctatctgtcggtcactacgagttatgtcgaacgacatatggggtcctatggaaaacgccacaacctgaacaccgtcacaaccctgtggcgctgcaattgtcgacaagcccgcagcgtgtcacaaaagctacgcttaaggtcgtgaccttcccaaagccccagcgcaaattcactgaccttggtaccgaaggggaccaaaagggtgagtacatcgctgctggagaaggccatgctgctgttccgtccacaaaaagtttttggaagggatttcaaccttcagtgaaagattgcttcaaatcttccctatttgttctttcagcttggcagaacgatggggaagcgagccttagggaaaaggtcgctacggagaccacatcctacccgtagggaggtgacatgtggagatactgatatggactgacccagggggcagtactacatatggaatgggtctctgaggcaggtcctaccttggagtagggatggaacagctgccagaagagactgacagagcgggtctgtcaagggaagacacgggtttaccaagagggaaaccttaccgtggaagaatacacatatgggattacccgtagggaatcaagccatatggacacctagcccagtacaggggctgaccggaactccgggcatgctaacaccagtactgggcctggcgccagactgctccgccaagtctgaccgccgagggtgctggaggatgctcgaccagggtacaccaaccggggaactctactgggagaagaaaggcgctcgcatccccgtgttagggggaatggcgcagcaagcgtgacaccgagccagtccttcccgccaattacctgttacccaacacacgggaagaaactgggtctacacgaaggttgtaaaacctcgcaaaggtgttaggtgtcgcccagcccgcagctcgacagatgtctgccagagaggcgccgtgcgccagcgcataggaggaggccacactccgtgtggagtgggccctcacccccaaggggcacggctcgccttgggaatggtacgccaaggcgatggcatccactatccagtgggccaacctctgcttggagacagccttccccttctgctgacctccaaagcagaccaggagctgctcagagcttctgaagctctgggtgcggtccacgtatatgcgaagcgctcttacgggacacagcaacgccaaggctggatctgcctcctccaggggcagcgcttgcaggttcaccacctggtctcggaagggagtggtgggaaccttgggcacgtatccaggccggggtctcaggacaacgtgagattaggccggcccgaacacaaggcactcttcacttaccgaaaatgcttggaggtccccgaccctcttgatggaagtgagcgcgaccaggagcgctgtcttgagagacaggaacttaagctcgactgaatccagcggctcaaagggacccccctgaagtccagccagaacaatagagaggtcccaggagggatCACAGGGGTGTCCTATGAGGATTtcaccttctggcacccctcaggaacctaacgatcaggtcatgcctccccagggaccggccgtccactgcatcgtgatgggctgcaatggcagccacatacactttcaaggtggagggtgacagcctacgctccaaccttccttgcaggaaagaaagcacgactctgaccgagcatctccgggggtcttctcggtgagaagaacaccaattcgtgaacagactccacttcagagcataggcctgcctcgtagagggggctctagcctgagtgatagtgtctaccaccgccggtggcagatcacttaggtctgccgcgtcccatccagaagccacacgtggaggttccagagatctggacgcgggtgccaaatggtgcccagcccctgagagaggaggtccctcctcagggggatgcgccagggaggggctgtcacgaggagcatgagttccgaaaaccaggtccgggtgggccagtaaggcgcaaccaacaggacctgttcctcgtcctccctgaccttgcacagtatctgtgcgagcaggctcactgggggaaacgcatacttgcgtagagcccgaggccagctgtgtgccagtgcatccg includes the following:
- the LOC109078572 gene encoding uncharacterized protein LOC109078572 isoform X1, with translation MNHLYILLLALWSAFNLANTWGPDEHTTQDPWQMMSESHPTFSTDIYPTVLTDEEAKYTNTWRTDVYGYERKFDNVPGPNITVYRQTEDREHVIVLCKFGMTHRWQSIELSVESELKYTIEQCTLYYSEMCVFLVTVRPPASFTCVHENLRSQTYNYSGSVSDHPEEGASLLYICFSSFIAVGLFIMTAAVIVINIRSKTEDTDSTAVTDNDYMEA
- the LOC109078572 gene encoding uncharacterized protein LOC109078572 isoform X2, coding for MMSESHPTFSTDIYPTVLTDEEAKYTNTWRTDVYGYERKFDNVPGPNITVYRQTEDREHVIVLCKFGMTHRWQSIELSVESELKYTIEQCTLYYSEMCVFLVTVRPPASFTCVHENLRSQTYNYSGSVSDHPEEGASLLYICFSSFIAVGLFIMTAAVIVINIRSKTEDTDSTAVTDNDYMEA